The stretch of DNA ACGAACCCGAGGGTCGTGAGGGTGGTTTCAGAGGCGAACTGGACACTGACGCCTGCGAGGGCCATTCAGCACGGACTGGTTCCGGGTTTGTGTATAAACTCGAGGAACTGCCTTTCGGTGACTGCAAAGTGATGTGACTCAGAACCCAGCGTCCGATAAAAAATGTAGGTTGGTGTGGCGTGACGTTTAGCCGAAGAGGGAGCCGAGACCTTCGCCGCTGGCCTCTTCGTCCTCTTCTTCTTCGTCGTCGTCGCCCTCGTCGGCTGCTGCAGCGTCGTCGTCGCTGTCGTCGTCGGAGTCGTCGCCACCCTCTGCAGGTGCGGCGGCGCCACCGGCGGCAGGGACTGCGGCTGCCTGCTCGATTGCGTCTTCGATGTCGACGTCCTCGAGTGCGGCGACGAGCGCCTTCACGCGGGACTCTTCGACGTCAACGCCTGCGGCGTCGAGCACTGCGGTGAGGTTTTCTTCGTTGATCTCTGCGTCCGTCTCGTTCAGGATG from Haladaptatus sp. ZSTT2 encodes:
- the rpl12p gene encoding 50S ribosomal protein P1; its protein translation is MEYIYAALILNETDAEINEENLTAVLDAAGVDVEESRVKALVAALEDVDIEDAIEQAAAVPAAGGAAAPAEGGDDSDDDSDDDAAAADEGDDDEEEEDEEASGEGLGSLFG